The genomic region ACTCGGAGACCTGCGCGAACGAGACGCCAGGCTGGACCGTCATGTAGGAAAGCTCCTCGTTGAAGTCGAGGATACGATTCAGTCGGCCAAGATCAAGAATGGCGCACCCATCCTTGGACGGGACTCGAGAGCCGAGGCCCCAGTTCTTGCCTCCACTCACCGGGTACACCGGGACACGCCACTCCTGCGCAACGCGCATGCAGGCCTGAACTTCACCGCGATCTCGAGGGCGAACGACCGCGAGCACTCTATTTGCAGTCGCAAACGTCGCTCGCTCGTAGTCGGCGAAGTCCGCGCGCTTACTCAAGACGTAGCCAGATCCCACGACATCCGACCAGGCTCGAATCGCACCTGAGATGCTCGACACGCATGAACCAGCCAGTTCCTCAGACATCGTCGCCCTCACGGTCCTACGCAGCAATCCGAGAGACTATCCGAGCGGCTCGGTCAATCAACTCCGGTCGGATCACAGCCGGTGCGAAGTTGTCGGGTCTTTGCCGGTGATACGCAATGGCCCCGAACTGCCGGTAGGCCTGCGCCATCGCAACTGCTCTTAAGAACACTCGAGCGGACTTGATGCGGACGCCATACATGCAGACACCGCGCTGCTGCCCGCTCGGCGCTCGGATGATGTCATGATGAAAGATGCGACGAAAGCCGAGCGTCTCGTAAAGCGCCTGGTGGTGTGAAAAGCAGACGAGAAGGCACGGGACGTTCAGTGCCACACCGTAGATCGCTACCAGGCTCTCGACAATATGCTTGCCCGCCCG from Vicinamibacteria bacterium harbors:
- a CDS encoding FAD-dependent oxidoreductase, yielding MSKRADFADYERATFATANRVLAVVRPRDRGEVQACMRVAQEWRVPVYPVSGGKNWGLGSRVPSKDGCAILDLGRLNRILDFNEELSYMTVQPGVSFAQVSEYLRVRGSQHYLCVTGGPPEGSLIGNALERGDGLGPYGERSLHCCAFEV